TTTGGCCGGTGATATTGATCATGTGGCTGACCATGATCAGTTTGGTTTTTGGGGTGATGGCATCTTCGTAAATTTTCACAATCTCCTCATCAGATGCCGGATGTAAGGGAATGTCTACGATTTTGTTCACTACCCCATAACGCCTGCTTACCAATTCGAACATGTTTTGGATGCTGCCATAGTCTTGGTGGGCAAAGATGGCCTCATCACCCTTTTCCCAAGGATAGCCCGAAATGATCGTGTCCAATGATTCCGTGGCATTTCTGGTGATGGCTACCTCATCTGGTGTACCACCGAAAATTTTGGCCAATCGTGCTGCAGCTTTGTCTTTATTTTCCCATTGGACTGTTCTGAAATACCAAGAGCCCTGATAATTGATTTCCCTAATCCATGAGATGTATCCCTCTAATGTTTCCTGGGGAATAAAGCAATAATATCCAT
This Cecembia calidifontis DNA region includes the following protein-coding sequences:
- a CDS encoding aminotransferase class V-fold PLP-dependent enzyme — encoded protein: MNKRDFLKSLAFTSLASSASFQAFSKTVEAYSHIPATDLAKDEDFWAKIREGYRLKPDYINLENGYYCFIPQETLEGYISWIREINYQGSWYFRTVQWENKDKAAARLAKIFGGTPDEVAITRNATESLDTIISGYPWEKGDEAIFAHQDYGSIQNMFELVSRRYGVVNKIVDIPLHPASDEEIVKIYEDAITPKTKLIMVSHMINITGQILPVKKICDMAHRHGVEVMLDGAHCIAHFDFKIDDLGCDYYACSLHKWLSVPLGAGLLYVKKDKIP